One Aegilops tauschii subsp. strangulata cultivar AL8/78 chromosome 2, Aet v6.0, whole genome shotgun sequence genomic window, TCAAATACCGAAAAatgctttcgccccgctttatatataaagcaaaccGCCAAGAGCACACATACACGGACTAGTTCAGAACACACACACCCAAGTCACATAACGAGAAGTACAAAGATTCTGCTGAGGGCACAGCTCAACAAGCCCAAAATAAACAAAAAGGACGCGGCCGAGGCAAGGCGTCTAATCCGGCTCCGGGGGTGGCGGCGACAGACGGACGGCCATCGAGCGAAGGTCGGCGATGAAGGCGGTGATGGCGTCGCGGTCCTGAgggcggctaagcggccgccaaagCTGCAAGTAACCAGACAGTTTGAAGAGAGCGTTAGTAGCCCATCAAAGAGGAATACGCTGGATCACAAGCTTATTGCGAATCCCAAAGAGTCCACGCTAGAACCCCGATCTCGAGCCACCTAATGTGGCGAGAGGGGGGAGGGGAGTTCTGGAGTTTGGCGAAGAGGTCGGGGAAGTTGGTGTGACACCAATCGCCTCCCACTGCCTCCCTAAAGCAGCTCCACATGAATTGAGCTGAGACACAGGAGAAGAAGATGTGATTCGAATCTTCGGGGGTACCACACATGGGGCAGAGGCCGGACCCAGGGCCATTGCGTTTGCGGATCTCCACCCCAGACGGAATCCTACCGCGGATCCATTGCCACATGAATATCCGAATTTTCAATGGCAAGCGGATGGACCAAACTGCAGGGAGGGGGGGAGGAGCGGAGGAGGGGGCAATGGCCGAGTAGAGGGACTTGGTGGAGAATTGGCCCGAAGGCTCAAGACGCCACCGAACCTCGTCCGGGCCCGCATCCATCGCCGCCTCGTGGAGAGCGACGCAATCAAGCAGCTCAAGCCACACGGCGGCTTCCGGGGGCCCAAATGGCCTCCGGAAGGCGAGGCGCCCTAAGCCAATAAGGGCCCTCTCCACGGAGATTAAGGGGGCGACAGCAATGGAGAAGAGGTCGGGGAAACGGGCCGCAAAGGGGGAGTCTCCCGCCCACCGGTCGAACCAGAACAGCGTCGTTGTACCCGATCCAACCGAGACGGAGGTTCCGATGCGAAGGACGGGAAGCAGTTGGACAACCGATTGCCAAAACTGGGAGCCGCCGGATCTCTGACAAAAGGCGAGGGGCTGTCCGCGCAGGTACTTGTTCCGGATAATGTCAAGCCAGAGACCACCGTGTCCTTGCGAAATGCGCCAGAGCCAGCGGGTGAGGAGGGAGATGTTCATGCGTTTAGAGCACATGATACCGAGGCCTCCCTGTTCTCGGGGCTTGCAGATGTCCGGCCAGCTAACCATGTGGTATTTCTGCTTATTGTTGTCACCCGCCCAAAAGAAACGAGATTGAATTTTGGCGATCTCATGGTGAAGGGTCTCATGGAGGCTATAGAAGCTCATAAGAAACAGGAGGAGGCTAGTGAGGGAGGAATTAGTGAGAATCGTCCAAGCCGCCTTTGACAGCCATCGGCCTTGCCAAGGCTCCATGCGCGTTTGTAACTTGGCGACCGTGGGGCGCAAGTCCGCGACAGTGAGCCGAGAGTCACTGATGGGGGTTCCCAAGTAAGTCGTGGGAAAGGAGCCGAGGCGGCAATTGAGGCGGTTGGCGATGTCAAGGGCTTCAGCCGGAGAGTAGCCCATAACCATCACATCACTCTTGTCGAAGTTGATCTTGAGGCCAGACATTTGTTGGAAGCAGAGAAGAAGGAACTTGAGGTTAGCGATGTCCGTGTCTGAGCCCTCGACCATGATGATGGTGTCGTCGGCGTACTGGAGCATGGAGACCCCGGAGCCGCCCGCCAGATGAGGGGTAATCCCACGAATATGGCCAACAGCTTTGGCCTTATCTAGGATGGCGGCAAGCGCGTCCACCCCCATGTTGAACAGGAACGGAGAGAAAGGATCGCCTTGTCTAACCCCACAGAGGGTGGGGAAGTAAGGACCAATCTCCCCATTGATGTTCACGGCAGTGCGTCCGCAGGACACCATCTGCATCACCCGGGTGATCCAACGATCATCGAAGCCCTTCCGGAGCAAAACTTCCCGACGGAAGGACCAACTAACAGTGTCGTAGGCCTTGTGAAAGTCAATTTTCAGGAAGACCGCCTTGAGGTGTTTAAACCGCACCTCATGGAGGACTTCATGGAGAACTAATACCCCATCCAGGATATACCGCCCTTTCACGAAGGCGGACTGGTTGGGGTGGGTAATGAGGTCTGCTAGCAGGGTTACCCTATTGGCGTACCCCTTTGCCAGAATCCGGAAGATCACATTGATCACCGTGATCGGGCGGAACTGGCGAATGTCGGAGGCCCCCGGCACATTGGGAATGTGCGAGATGATCCCATAGTTGAGGCGACCGAGGTCGATGGTCCCAACGTAGAACTCGTCAAAGATGGCCATGATTTCCGGCTTAATCACATTCCAGAAGGTCTGGAAGAATTTCACCGGAAGGCCGTCCGGACCCGGGGCCGAGGAGGGATTCATGCCTCTAATGGCCGCCCAGACCTCATCCTCCGAGAATGGGGCCGTGAGAGCGACATTCTCTGCAGCGGAGACAAGCTGGCGGCTGGACCAGCAATCGAGGGCCAGAGAAAGGCCGCTCCTAGGAGAGGCAGAGAAAAGGGATCGGTAGAACCCGTCGACATGGATCCTAATGTCGCTTGGGGACTGCAGAAGGGACGGACCGTCCCAGAGGAGGGGGATGGTGTTGCGTCTACGGCGGCCGTTTGCTATGGCCTGAAAGTAGGCCGTGTTCGCGTCGCCCTTCAGGACCCATTTCTGGGAACCCCGCAAGCGCCAGTAAGCTTCCTCGTCCGTGTAGATGATGGAGAGTTGGTCTTTCAGGTCATACCGAGAGAGCCACTCATTAGGGGAGAGGCCGACCGTGTCAGCACGGAGGTCAAGTGCCTGAATGGCGGTCAGCAAGGCCTTTTTTCGCTCGCGGAGATCACGACCCAGGTTGGCACCCCACCCCTTCATGAACTGTCGGCCGCGTTTGGCATAGAGTTGCCAAGAGTCAATAGCAGAGGGGGGAGGTGAGGAAGAGACCTGGTCTCCACCCAGTGAGCCCCAACAGCCTCCACGAATCCAGTTTGGGACAACCAGAATGTCTCAAACCGAAATCGGGGAGGGATCGGAGGACGCTCGTCGGAGGAGGACAAGAGAAGAGGGACGTGGTCGGAGTCAATCCGAGTGATAGCCCGAAGAGAGGCCAGAGGGCAGCAGAGGTCCCATTCCAGGGAGACTAGGACCCGGTCCAGGACGGACTGGGTCGGGGAGGCTTGCCGATTGGTCCAGGTGAACCTGGCACCGATCCTATCTATTTTGCGAAGACCAAGATCGGCAATGCAGTCATTAAACATCTACATACGTGCATAGTTGACATGGTCATTGCTCTTGTCTTCCACGAATCAGAGGAGGTTAAAATCGCCTCCGACAACCACCGACAGGGAGGCCGCAGAGACCTTCCGGTTAAGCTCCTCGAGGAAGGACGCGAATCTACTGTGGTCAGCCGGGCCATAGACGATGATAACCTCCCATTTGAAGTTCAGGGCTCGTTCATAGAGCTCCATACTAACAAAGAACTGGCCCCGGTCCATACTCCCCACCTCGAAGGTGGCATCCTTCACACCTAGAAGGATGCCACCCGAATGGCCGGCGTTCCCACTAGAAGGGAGCCAGTGCCACACAAAGAGGTGGGTGCTCAGCCGGTCAAGCTCTGGCCATGAGAAGTCGGAGCGCATGGTTTCCTGGATCGCCACTATGTCAATATGCTCATCGCGCACGTACTCGATGAGTTGGCGGCGTCGGCCGTCATGGCCGAACCCACAGATGTTCCAGAATAAGGCACGCATTAGGGAGCCATTGGGGGCTGCTTGACCACAGGATGCGGGAGGCGCTTTGGGCGCGGAGAGCGGGTGCGTCCTCGAGGCTCGGCCTCCACCACTGGGGGGCGGCCAGCCGCCCTACGGGGCTGTGACGGGGTAGCCACCGGAGGAGGGCCCGAGGGGATGGAGGGAGCGAGGAGGGTCTGGCGGGCCTCCGCCAACTTCCCATCAAGGATCTCGCGAGCCTGGATGGCCGCAATCTGCACTAAGGGGGGAGCGGATTCCCCCCTGAAAACAATTGCGGAATCTGACGCAACCTTTGCAAGGTGACCTAGAGGAACCGCTTCGAGCGCAGAGAATGAGCAAGTAGAAGCTAAGGGGGGGCGGCTGGCGTACCTAGCTCCAGGTTCCGGGCAGCGGCCCGAAGCTCCGCCCGCTCGGGGATGGGCAGAGCAGGGCTACCGTCCGGCCGGGCGGCCTCAAGCCTGACACTCCGTCGCGAGGCCGTCACCGGGGTGGAGGAGGACCGACCACGGCAGGAGTAGGCCGCGGGCCGTGGGGGAGGGAGCTGGGAAGCCACGGGGGTGGTCACCCGAGTCTCGCCCTCCCCATCGGGGTCCGCCGTACCCGCGAGGAGGAGAAGCGGCTGGGAGCAGTCGAGGCGCCGGGGGGATGAAGCAGGAGCTGGCGACGCGGGATCAGGGGCGGAAGGAACCCCAGTTACCGCCGGCAGCGGCGACAGGGAGGGAGCGGCTGCCGAGGGTGGTGGGGGGTCCTCGGGGACCATCGCCAGGGGAGGCGAGCTGGGGAGGAGTGGCGCGACACCCTGGAGCGTCGGCGAGAAGGTGGCTGGGGAGGCGCGCGTCGCGACGGGGGACCCAGCCGTAGGGGAGGCCAGGACGGAGGCGGTCGGCTGCACGTCCAGGATCGTCACGGCAGGGAGCGCGTCGGGGGAGCGGGGAGAGGAGGCCGGTGCGATGATGAGGCTGATGTCGGAGGCATCACTCCCCTCAGAGGCGGCTGTaaccggagaaggaggaggcgcAGCGAGCCCAGCTTGCCGCCCCCATGGCTCGAGGACGGGACCGGGCGAGGTGGCGAAGGGGAGCGGGAAGGGCTGTTCTCAGATCCCTCCTCATCATCGGAGTGGTGCGACCGAGGGTGATGACGACCGCGGTAGTCATCCTGGGACCCAGGAGGAGCGCCGGGGGGGAGGGGCGTCGTCGAAGAAGCGGGGCCGACCCACATGGTTGGGCGGCTCGGGAGCGTTGCGGAGATCAAAGCCCTGGTCGTTGAAGAAGACTCGGATGGTGGCGCGCAGCTTAGAGGAGTCGAGGCACTTGACTTTGAcgcacacctcctcctccttgcggAGGGATAGCTCGTCGACCACCACCACCTTGCTAAGGATCCGAGACATATTGCGGATCACCCGCTCGGACTGGGCAATGTCAGGAAGCCCGGTGACCAGGATCCAAGCAGTGTCAAGGACCGCGATGGCCTTGGGGTCGAGGATCGACTTAGAGATGTCGACGACCAACTTGTTGAGGGCGAGAGTGATCTGATCACTGCGCATGGCGTAGCCGTGGCTGAGAGCGTCGGGGAAGACCATCGAGAAAGCGCCACTAGTGGTGAGGGTGGCCTGCCAGTCCCATTGGCGACGATAGAGGTGGTTGAGCTCAGCCTCAATCATCTCGGGGGAGGCGACACCATCAATCACCGTGACGAGCGCCTGGAGGGAGGGGACGTCCGGGAGCTCGATGTGGAAGAACCCCAGCCCCTCGATCCCATGGCCGTACATCATCAACTCCTCGTCGATAGGCTTGTCCGGGCACAACAGCGCGGGGTGGGAGGGATCCTTGCAAATGTAGCAGCATGGGGGGTTGACACAGTTGACCTGGGAATGACCCGCAATGTCGTAGTTGAAGCACGGCGGACTGAGGCGGCCAGAGACAGGGCCAGACACAGCCGAGCGGCCGGAGTTGATGATGAGCCAGCAGCCACGCTGGTCGGCGACACACGAACGGGGGCTGCCTGTTGGTTTGCCCGAGCCTGCCCGCGCCGCTTCTTCTTTTTGGCCGCACCCGGGCGACCGCAAGCCTGGCCACCCCCAGCACCACCGGTGGCAGGGGGACCAGAGGAGTTTGCGGCGTGCGGTGGGACGTACTTCCTGGCCGGGGCAGCAGCGGGTTGGGGAGGCGCACGCGGGGAGAGAAGGCGGGCCGGGCGGGGAGGGGATGGGCTGCGCTCCCGGCGCCGGGGCGGGGAAGGAGAGCGCCGCCGCAAGGAGCGCCAGTCGCCCGCCGCCGGCGGAGGGGAGCGGGACCGATCACACCCATCGGAGTGGCCCGGGGAGCGGCGGTGGTCGCGGCGGTCGTCGAAGCCCTACGAGCGGCGGCTCTCCCGGTCCCGGAGCTCGTGCCGCAGCTCATTCTCGCGACGGGCGGCGTCCGGGGAGGGACGAGGGGGGTCGCGGCGGTCGTCGTAGCGCCGCTTGCGGCGGTCCTCGCCGTCGTCCCACTCCCGCATCATGGGCGGAGCCAGCGGACAGGAGAGGGAGGCGGACGGGGAGGAATCCGGGCCGGCGGTCGCCGGCGAGGGAGGACGAGGATGCGGGTGGAGCGGGGCGGGGGATGGGGAGGAACTGGAGATCTCTTCGGAAGAGGGAGAGACCGTGGCGGCGGGATGGGGGACGAGGGGCGCGGCAGGCCGTAGGGTAGCCAGATCGATCGAGGGGGCTCAGTGGGCTTAGGGCACGGAGCCGGCCCAAGGATCGAAGGCCCAGCCGCGGCGGCCCGGGGAAGAGGCCTATGAGCCCGGAGGGCCAGGCCAGCTACCCGGCGCGAGCGGGCCACCTCCTCGCAGCCCAAAGGGGCACGACCCAGGACAGGGAGCGGGGCACCGCGCGGAAGGGTTTCCCCTTCGCagggaggagccgccgccgccaccgtcgccgGGGCAAGGGGGGCGAGGCCGCCCGCCAAGGGCGacgagggagggagagagggcgGAACTGACGCGCGAAGGAGCCAAACGCGGTGATGAAGGGTCGGAATGGGGAGCAGCGGGGCACTATCACGCCGGCGGGCGGGGAGGCGGGAAGAGCCGAGGGAGTCGCCGGCGCCAGCCGAGGAAGGGACGCCGTGGACGCCCGCCATGAGGACCGAGCCGAACCCAAGTCAGACCGGCCCGCCACTCCCCAGGAGCGGCGTCGGCGGCCTCCCGAGCCCCGCAAGGCTGCGCCTTGGCCCCGAGGCGGACGAGCAGAGCTCATTGGCCGGTTCTGCGCGCGCCGCCGCGAGCCGGAGGCAGAACCTCCGCAACGGGAGGCTGAGCCAGCGGCCACGCTGGTCGGCGACGCAcgaacggggggggggggggggggggagaggggCCAGGGCAGTCGGCCAGGGGGGTTCGTCCTCCTCGGCGAGGTCCGCCCAACGGATCCGCGGCAACACCTCGAGGAAGGACGGGAGCGGCGAGGAGGCAGGCGTCGCAGGAGGCGGGGATGCCGGGCGGGGGTCCGACGAGGAGCCGGGCGGGGAGGGAACGCCGGCCGCGGCGCCCGCCGGGGGCGGGGGCACGTCGCCAGGGTCGCCAGAGCCCGAGACTTCCATCCTCCTCTCTAGTCAAATTGAGGACCTAAAGACTCATGTCTGGCTTATATTCCCATCTGGAGGGGGTATTCACTTTAGAGTTCTTCCATTCATAGAGGCCTTGCAGCTTCCAAGGACGTGTGCAGCCTGCCTTGGCAATCTTTGCCTCCGAAAAAACACTATTACTTGCCTAGCACCGTAGCGGGAGTAAATAAAGAAACAACGCACCTGGAGAGTCACGTCACACTAGTCACTACATGACATTTGTTTACTGAAACAGGAAATATAGTGCTGACCAATGCTCAAGCAAGGGTCCCGTGGGGTATACACTTTACAATATGGAGCTATTTTTTGCATCTATCTCTGGAAATAGGCTTTCATCCCGCTTTATATTAATATAGTCACATGGCAAACAATGAATAATGCTAGACCTATGAAAGCTTATGTGACGATTTTATGTAAAAGATGATGCGGAGGTAATTATTGGGTCAGGATTAGTGGCTGCGACCCACCCTGGTtgaattggggggggggggggggggatttatGGAAGGGTAATTAAACTTATGTAGGACCTTTTTGTAGGTGTAGGATCATCGGCAAACAATACAGGATATTGGAAAAAAATCCTCAAGAGTTTATCAAAATAGAATATACGACAAACTAGCTGAAAAGGCTAAAAAGGCACTGTAGGCACCACTATACGCCTCCTACGAGTCGCCGAGAAGAAACACATGAGATCGGTAGTCGTGTCCAAGTTGCACCGACACTTATCGGTGACATCCCTAAGAGGGTCACAACGTGAAGTGGTGCTACCCTCTATCACGTCGTGGGAACAAGCCACAAGCCCGTCGCTGACAAGGATTCTAGATGAGGGCTAGGTCGCCATCAATGGCGCCAGCTTTGCCAGGATCTGCCACCACAATACACCTTGCCAACACCATCTACCACGCTGCTCGTCGGAGAGCCCATCTCTGTAGCACACAATCCAGGACCGCTGCCCCGACATCCAAGATCGCCAACCCACTGCCACCGCAACACAAGACTGCCACCAAGGAAGCACTTTTCTATGAACATCATTGGCATGGAGCTGGATCGCCACCGGTCCACACGAAGAGGGAACCTCCGGCAACGTGGCCCGATCTGACCTGGATCTAGCCCCAAAACAGACGGTGTGGCCGAGGACGGGGCTCGCCGGCGACACCCGGTAGCACTCATACAAGACGCGACCTGTGCGCCACCACTAAAGCCACCACGGCAACACGCCACACAACCGGGGCAATAGCCACTATCGGGCCAAATTTGGCAGCTCCAGATCCGACCGAGGCCGCACCCTCAAATCCCGTTACATCCCTATCCTAGGAACCCCATCGAAGAAACTTCATTGACGACCCGGCCACCGCCCGCCGATCACCATGCTCCTCCGCGTTGCCCTTCCAGGCCTATCCGGCGCCGTGTGCCCATCGAGGAATACCGCCACGTGCCCAGGCCGAAGAGGAGAACGACTTGGACTGCCCGAGACCACCAGAGCCACAACCACCAGTCGAAATCATTACCCCGAGCATGCCCAGTCCTGCCACCACAAGCCTGCCCCGCAGCATGCCACCGGTTGTCGAGCCTGCCGACGCTGGCCCAATCGCGTGCACCTCGGGACACCAGTGACTGCCACCAAGCTACGTCGCCCATATAACTAGGAGCCCGGCAAGAGAGCACCCCCGCCGCTGTCGACGGCCGCCCGAGCTTCGCCCGGTGGCATCCTCCGACTACAACGCGGGGAGGAAGGAGTTTGGGCAGTGGCGTCTATG contains:
- the LOC141041234 gene encoding uncharacterized protein — its product is MRALFWNICGFGHDGRRRQLIEYVRDEHIDIVAIQETMRSDFSWPELDRLSTHLFVWHWLPSSGNAGHSGGILLGVKDATFEVGSMDRGQFFVSMELYERALNFKWEVIIVYGPADHSRFASFLEELNRKVSAASLSVVVGGDFNLL